The Euphorbia lathyris chromosome 3, ddEupLath1.1, whole genome shotgun sequence genome contains a region encoding:
- the LOC136224089 gene encoding mitogen-activated protein kinase kinase kinase 20-like, with protein sequence MKRMFNSEQFHEEEDNDKEKNLSNYGVSWRRGPLIGKGGFGSVYLANLKKPKSKNGYFPQVMAIKSAQVSSSTSLQKEKEVFEHLHGCPYILGCYGEETTTTKNGEMIYNVLLEYASGGTLADLIKKSGHSGLPESDVRRYTRCILKGIDYIHSHGYVHCDLKPDNVLLVSARNGDSFVPKIGDFGLAKKFVKCKKMKFDPDFGGTALYMAPETVTDHIQQPPCDIWALGCIVFEMLTGNKVWDSNSDLTTHEILKKISDRYELPKIPPHISKDGKDFLKCCLVRKPMFRFTAEMLLIRPFVSGGLVELSNNEQGWVHSHDLSFICEEAWSIDVGKNNMHDFLDSAKPEVQLVL encoded by the coding sequence ATGAAGAGAATGTTTAATTCCGAGCAATTccatgaagaagaagataatgaCAAAGAGAAAAACTTGTCTAATTACGGAGTATCATGGCGTCGGGGTCCTCTGATTGGAAAAGGAGGTTTTGGGTCCGTCTATTTGGCGAATTTGAAAAAACCCAAATCAAAAAATGGATATTTTCCACAGGTTATGGCGATCAAATCAGCGCAGGTTTCTTCATCAACTTCACTTCAGAAGGAAAAAGAGGTATTCGAACATCTTCATGGTTGCCCTTATATTCTTGGCTGTTATGGTGAAGAAACTACTACCACTAAGAATGGAGAGATGATTTACAATGTATTGTTGGAATATGCTTCTGGTGGAACCCTAGCTGATCTTATTAAGAAATCGGGTCATTCTGGATTGCCTGAATCGGATGTTAGGAGATATACAAGATGCATTCTTAAAGGAATTGATTATATTCATAGCCATGGATATGTGCATTGTGATTTGAAGCCTGATAATGTGTTGCTTGTATCAGCTAGGAATGGGGATTCCTTTGTACCCAAGATAGGGGATTTTGGGTTGGCCAAGAAATTTGTTAAGTGTAAGAAGATGAAATTCGATCCTGATTTTGGAGGGACTGCTTTGTATATGGCACCAGAGACTGTAACTGATCACATTCAACAGCCTCCATGTGATATTTGGGCGCTTGGATGCATTGTTTTTGAGATGTTAACTGGTAACAAGGTTTGGGATTCTAATTCTGATTTGACAACTCatgaaattttgaaaaagatTTCTGATAGATATGAATTGCCTAAGATTCCTCCACACATATCAAAGGATGGGAAGGATTTCTTGAAATGTTGTCTAGTGAGGAAACCTATGTTCAGATTCACTGCTGAGATGCTATTGATTCGTCCTTTTGTATCAGGAGGATTAGTTGAATTAAGCAACAATGAACAAGGATGGGTGCATTCACATGATTTGAGCTTCATATGTGAAGAGGCATGGTCAATTGATGTTGGCAAGAATAATATGCATGATTTCCTAGACTCTGCAAAACCAGAAGTTCAACTAGTGTTGTGA